One region of Rhodoferax ferrireducens T118 genomic DNA includes:
- a CDS encoding ERCC4 domain-containing protein: MTLRAVPPTTSRLIVKRGGSAITSKIPKPVVLVDTREQQPFTFERFPNWIASERRTTLPTGDYSILDMEHLVALERKSLPDLIGTLMHNRQRFFRECERLTTFRWRALLVEASYHDVKSPYVNCEYTSAAPNGVSGTLDALEVKFGIPVIYASKHRALAEEKTASWLSKLYTYWWLEENGMGRVLQEGDL; the protein is encoded by the coding sequence ATGACATTGCGTGCCGTACCACCCACAACCAGTCGGCTGATTGTCAAACGTGGCGGTAGCGCCATCACAAGCAAAATCCCTAAACCGGTGGTGCTGGTCGACACACGAGAGCAGCAGCCGTTCACATTTGAGCGGTTCCCAAATTGGATCGCCAGCGAGCGCCGGACAACCCTGCCCACCGGGGACTACAGCATCCTTGACATGGAGCATCTGGTGGCGCTGGAACGCAAATCACTCCCGGACCTGATTGGCACCTTGATGCACAACCGTCAGCGTTTTTTTCGGGAATGTGAGCGTTTGACCACATTCCGCTGGCGCGCGTTGCTGGTCGAAGCGTCCTACCACGACGTCAAGTCGCCCTATGTCAATTGCGAATACACATCAGCCGCCCCGAACGGGGTCAGCGGCACGCTCGATGCCCTGGAAGTTAAATTTGGCATACCCGTCATCTACGCATCAAAACACCGCGCATTGGCGGAGGAAAAAACAGCTTCCTGGCTCAGCAAGCTGTACACGTACTGGTGGCTTGAAGAAAATGGCATGGGGCGCGTTCTGCAGGAAGGCGATTTATAG
- a CDS encoding ankyrin repeat domain-containing protein translates to MIERHHKISHLRRDLSRTSDGRWLAQAPGEMIDGFLCSPAALASWVYEAKPEFLAKPSLGVLILGSMLDGFDGGAWWTLFSTLLGKGSGWAKFTVMVPEDEGPIQRSGLPPAPLARSVQIIRGNLFALAKMEQSEIDVVYLPFGNPDTWVPILQDDARGLWRFLNQNASIVMGLIESSDAPLCMEVAKMYELDVRRMSNRFYAPTSETMAQTKELISAHGKKPADFDLADDRATNLTEVSDVIKDLCTTLPGVEPEDYRLWGMRSVIKSSVDSQDFYISLPRKLAVRVSTGRIYRITDDLATGEPLRCTFPPGGLTDYPGPESHWSAKVFWAGRVWEGGLGNFYNDTVGAAFDKLGLGELKVAEFIDMIGGNEDHEGSQRLKNAMTGGQKYSPTRDERFLFDMVDKRDEQAVLALVRENRQLLNSFNEDRLPLLVMLGLRNMPETMAKVIDLGANPRAIDGGERPILVELAGRGNRDVVKAILNAGVSPNCQDALGWTPLLYSMKSRRWEIVQLLLDCGADTQLENSFGVSPKGIALDQKTKMDDLAEMAMDLMGKLMDPKTIAALKAAGMELKSSDIPQPIRDQILAS, encoded by the coding sequence ATGATTGAACGCCACCACAAGATAAGCCACCTTCGTAGAGACCTTTCCCGCACTTCAGATGGCAGATGGCTTGCTCAAGCGCCTGGTGAAATGATTGATGGGTTCCTCTGCAGTCCTGCAGCACTTGCGTCTTGGGTTTACGAGGCAAAGCCTGAATTCCTGGCAAAACCATCGCTTGGCGTGCTTATTCTTGGCTCCATGCTCGACGGGTTCGATGGTGGAGCGTGGTGGACTCTTTTCTCGACCCTTTTGGGCAAGGGGTCGGGCTGGGCCAAATTCACAGTGATGGTTCCCGAAGATGAAGGTCCGATTCAGCGATCCGGCCTGCCTCCTGCGCCTTTGGCGAGGTCTGTGCAAATTATTCGCGGAAATTTGTTTGCTCTTGCAAAAATGGAGCAGAGCGAAATCGATGTTGTCTATTTGCCTTTTGGCAACCCGGATACATGGGTCCCAATCCTTCAGGATGATGCCCGTGGCCTGTGGAGGTTTCTCAACCAGAATGCTTCCATAGTCATGGGGTTGATTGAGTCGAGTGACGCACCTCTTTGTATGGAGGTTGCCAAGATGTACGAGCTGGATGTCCGGAGGATGTCCAATCGTTTTTACGCCCCCACTTCCGAGACAATGGCGCAAACCAAAGAGTTGATTTCTGCCCACGGCAAAAAACCTGCAGATTTTGATTTGGCAGATGACCGCGCCACCAATCTGACGGAAGTGTCTGACGTCATTAAGGACTTGTGCACCACTCTGCCAGGTGTTGAGCCCGAAGATTACCGGCTTTGGGGCATGAGATCGGTGATTAAGTCATCAGTTGATTCGCAAGACTTCTATATCTCCCTCCCGCGAAAACTCGCCGTGCGCGTGTCTACTGGGCGTATCTATCGCATCACAGATGATCTGGCCACAGGCGAGCCGCTTCGGTGCACATTCCCGCCAGGAGGTTTGACTGATTACCCAGGGCCTGAGAGCCATTGGTCAGCCAAAGTCTTTTGGGCTGGTCGGGTCTGGGAGGGTGGACTCGGTAATTTTTACAATGACACTGTTGGCGCAGCATTTGACAAGCTTGGTTTGGGAGAGCTAAAAGTTGCTGAGTTCATCGACATGATCGGCGGGAACGAAGATCATGAGGGTTCGCAACGTTTGAAAAACGCCATGACGGGAGGCCAGAAATATAGCCCCACCCGCGATGAGCGATTCCTGTTTGATATGGTCGATAAGCGCGATGAACAAGCCGTCTTGGCATTGGTACGCGAAAACAGGCAACTGCTGAATTCCTTCAATGAAGATCGCTTGCCTCTGTTGGTAATGCTCGGTCTGCGCAACATGCCAGAGACCATGGCCAAAGTAATTGATCTTGGCGCCAATCCACGCGCTATAGACGGCGGAGAGCGTCCAATTTTAGTGGAGCTGGCCGGTCGTGGTAACCGAGATGTTGTGAAGGCGATCCTAAACGCAGGCGTGTCGCCAAATTGCCAGGACGCCCTTGGCTGGACTCCGCTTTTATATTCAATGAAATCCCGACGTTGGGAGATTGTTCAGCTTCTATTGGACTGTGGTGCGGATACGCAGCTCGAAAATAGTTTTGGAGTAAGCCCGAAAGGTATCGCTCTGGATCAAAAGACCAAAATGGATGATCTCGCTGAAATGGCGATGGACCTCATGGGCAAGCTCATGGACCCTAAAACTATTGCTGCTTTGAAGGCTGCTGGGATGGAGCTCAAGTCAAGCGACATACCTCAACCCATTCGGGATCAGATACTTGCGTCTTAA